A window of the Diabrotica undecimpunctata isolate CICGRU chromosome 1, icDiaUnde3, whole genome shotgun sequence genome harbors these coding sequences:
- the LOC140435732 gene encoding uncharacterized protein — translation MIGTLRKNKIEIPVQFLDVKRSEIPSSAFSFSKDVILVSHVSEKKKCVVLVSSMHFGDKIDAETKKPEITMFYNSTKSGVDKFDQICQSKKVARKTRRYPLRIMYEMFDAAGTNSFVLHQFQTLPNCNVRSTFLKNLADSLVED, via the coding sequence ATGATAGGAACTCTCcgcaaaaataaaatagaaataccgGTACAATTTCTAGATGTAAAACGCAGTGAGATTCCCTCATCAGcgttttctttttcaaaagatgtaATTTTAGTATCCCATGTTTCAGAAAAGAAAAAATGCGTTGTACTTGTAAGTTCTATGCATTTTGGAGACAAAATAGATGCAGAAACAAAAAAGCCAGAAATTACAATGTTCTACAATTCGACTAAAAGTGGGGTCGATAAGTTTGATCAAATTTGTCAATCGAAAAAAGTTGCTCGAAAGACGAGAAGGTATCCTTTAAGGATTATGTATGAAATGTTTGATGCTGCTGGAACTAATTCTTTTGTGTTACATCAATTTCAAACATTGCCGAATTGTAATGTCCGTTCTACTTTTCTCAAAAACTTAGCTGATTCTTTGGTGGAAGATTAA